One genomic window of Muntiacus reevesi chromosome 4, mMunRee1.1, whole genome shotgun sequence includes the following:
- the CBLN2 gene encoding cerebellin-2 translates to MSAPDRGPRGPPLTMPGRRGALREPAGCGSGLGAALALLLLLLPAGCPVRAQNDTEPIVLEGKCLVVCDSSPSADGAVTSSLGISVRSGSAKVAFSATRSTNHEPSEMSNRTMTIYFDQVLVNIGNHFDLASSIFVAPRKGIYSFSFHVVKVYNRQTIQVSLMQNGYPVISAFAGDQDVTREAASNGVLLLMEREDKVHLKLERGNLMGGWKYSTFSGFLVFPL, encoded by the exons ATGTCAGCGCCCGACCGGGGCCCCCGGGGGCCGCCGCTGACCATGCCCGGGCGCCGGGGGGCGCTGCGCGAGCCGGCCGGCTGCGGCTCGGGCCTGGGGGCGGCgctggccctgctgctgctgctgctgcccgcCGGCTGCCCGGTGCGGGCGCAGAACGACACGGAGCCCATCGTGCTGGAGGGCAAGTGCCTGGTGGTGTGCGACTCCAGCCCGTCGGCGGACGGCGCCGTTACCTCCTCGCTGGGCATCTCGGTGCGCTCTGGCAGCGCCAAGGTGGCCTTCTCCGCCACGCGGAGCACGAACCACGAGCCGTCCGAGATGAGCAACCGCACCATGACCATCTACTTCGACCAG GTCTTAGTAAACATTGGCAACCATTTTGATCTCGCCTCCAGTATATTTGTAGCCCCGAGAAAAGGGATTTATAGCTTCAGCTTCCACGTGGTCAAGGTGTACAACAGACAGACCATCCAG GTCAGTCTGATGCAGAACGGCTACCCGGTGATCTCGGCGTTCGCAGGAGACCAGGACGTCACCAGAGAAGCTGCCAGCAACGGCGTCCTGCTGTTGATGGAGAGAGAGGATAAAGTCCACCTCAAACTGGAGAGGGGCAACCTTATGGGGGGCTGGAAGTACTCCACGTTCTCGGGCTTCTTGGTTTTCCCGCTATAA